The following coding sequences lie in one Desulfolucanica intricata genomic window:
- the amrS gene encoding AmmeMemoRadiSam system radical SAM enzyme, with protein MHEALFYEKKEADLTACRLCPKMCTIREGKSGFCRVRKNNQGTLYAINYGQCTAYALDPIEKKPLYHFYPGTYILSLGTHGCNLRCGFCQNWEIAHSDPRTVSVTPEQIVSAAKQQSKENCAGLAYTYSEPFMWYEFVLDTAKLARKAGLKNVLVTNGYINETPLRQLLPYIDAMNIDVKGFTDNYYKKSCAGHLEPVKRTVEVSAAQNCHVELTTLLVTGLNDSHEEINSLVDWVYGVDKNIPIHFSRYFPNYKLDLEPTPLTTLKMAYEIARKKLSYVYVGNAPELNLSDTRCPACGEVLIERSGYRTEIKGLQEHRCKNCSEKINILI; from the coding sequence ATGCATGAAGCTTTGTTTTATGAGAAAAAAGAAGCTGACCTGACAGCATGCCGTCTGTGTCCGAAAATGTGTACCATTAGGGAAGGAAAATCCGGTTTTTGCCGGGTGCGAAAAAATAATCAGGGTACTCTTTACGCAATAAATTACGGGCAGTGTACGGCTTACGCTCTGGATCCCATTGAAAAAAAACCACTTTACCACTTTTATCCCGGTACATATATTTTATCCCTGGGTACCCACGGGTGTAATTTACGATGTGGTTTTTGTCAAAACTGGGAGATAGCTCATAGTGACCCCCGTACAGTTAGTGTAACCCCTGAACAGATTGTAAGTGCGGCCAAACAGCAGTCAAAAGAAAACTGTGCCGGCCTGGCCTACACCTATTCCGAACCCTTCATGTGGTATGAATTTGTCCTCGATACGGCCAAATTGGCCCGAAAAGCCGGTTTAAAAAACGTCCTGGTAACCAATGGATATATAAACGAAACGCCGTTAAGACAGCTTTTACCCTATATTGACGCCATGAATATAGATGTTAAAGGGTTTACCGATAATTATTATAAAAAATCCTGTGCCGGGCACCTTGAACCGGTGAAACGTACAGTCGAGGTATCTGCGGCCCAAAACTGCCATGTGGAATTGACCACACTTCTTGTGACAGGATTAAACGATTCCCATGAAGAAATTAACTCCCTGGTTGATTGGGTTTATGGAGTTGATAAAAATATACCTATCCATTTTTCCAGGTACTTTCCGAATTATAAATTGGATTTAGAACCTACTCCTCTTACAACACTTAAAATGGCCTATGAAATTGCCAGAAAGAAGCTTTCCTATGTTTATGTGGGAAATGCCCCGGAGTTGAACTTAAGTGATACCCGCTGTCCGGCTTGTGGGGAGGTCTTAATTGAGCGCTCAGGGTATAGAACTGAAATAAAGGGCCTGCAGGAGCACAGGTGTAAGAACTGCAGTGAAAAAATAAATATATTAATTTAA
- the amrA gene encoding AmmeMemoRadiSam system protein A: MSLVFCGVCPHPPIVVPEVGGEEAAPVKRTQEAMLEIGRRIKKCGAEVLVMISPHSPVFRDAVAINFDERLKGNLGQFRAPQVSFELKNELGLAAEIKKEAGNNGIMTADINKDLISQYQISTELDHGLMVPLYFLQKEGVNIPLVAISMSLLPVKLLYTFGAGIGRAVRNYGKRVALIASGDLSHCLTSDAPAGYEPRGEEFDREIVRLVGKAEVESIMKLDRELIERAGECGFRPIVMMFGALDGYQVDADVLSYEGPFGVGYMVASLIPGKPDREREFLNKFTAEREAELTKRRRSESYLVQLARKTLEDKVRGKTVQTEFEEIPPEFQKKAGVFVSIKKHGQLRGCIGTVFPRKKNIPAEVVQNALSAGLEDPRFYPVQEEELPDLIYSVDVLTEPEKISSMDELNPAKYGVIVRSGHRTGLLLPDLEGIDTPEEQVEIAKQKAGIGPGEPVELERFKVIRYT; encoded by the coding sequence ATGTCATTAGTTTTTTGTGGAGTATGCCCTCATCCTCCGATTGTAGTTCCTGAGGTGGGAGGGGAAGAAGCAGCACCGGTCAAAAGAACTCAAGAAGCTATGTTAGAAATAGGTAGGCGTATTAAAAAATGCGGAGCCGAGGTTTTAGTGATGATTTCTCCTCATAGTCCGGTGTTCAGAGATGCTGTAGCTATTAATTTCGATGAGCGGTTGAAAGGAAATTTAGGACAATTCAGGGCCCCTCAAGTGTCCTTTGAATTAAAAAATGAACTGGGCTTAGCTGCTGAAATAAAAAAAGAGGCCGGCAATAACGGTATCATGACGGCAGACATAAATAAAGATTTGATTAGTCAATATCAAATTAGCACAGAATTAGACCACGGGTTGATGGTTCCCTTGTATTTTCTACAAAAAGAAGGTGTTAATATACCGCTGGTAGCTATCTCTATGAGTCTTTTACCTGTTAAGCTGTTATATACCTTTGGAGCCGGAATTGGCAGGGCTGTACGAAATTATGGTAAAAGGGTGGCTCTGATTGCCAGCGGGGACCTTTCTCACTGTTTAACCAGTGATGCTCCGGCCGGGTATGAACCCCGGGGAGAGGAATTTGACCGGGAAATTGTACGACTGGTGGGTAAAGCGGAGGTTGAGTCCATAATGAAGTTGGACCGGGAGTTAATTGAACGGGCCGGAGAATGTGGATTCAGGCCTATTGTTATGATGTTCGGTGCCCTTGACGGCTATCAAGTGGATGCTGATGTTCTTTCCTACGAGGGCCCGTTTGGGGTGGGATATATGGTAGCAAGTTTAATTCCGGGGAAACCTGATAGAGAGCGGGAGTTTTTAAATAAGTTTACAGCAGAGCGGGAAGCTGAATTAACAAAACGCCGCAGAAGCGAAAGCTACCTGGTGCAGCTGGCCAGGAAAACCTTAGAAGATAAAGTGCGGGGTAAGACGGTGCAAACGGAATTTGAGGAGATTCCACCGGAATTTCAGAAAAAAGCCGGGGTATTTGTTTCCATAAAAAAACATGGGCAGCTAAGGGGCTGTATCGGTACAGTTTTCCCCCGGAAAAAAAATATTCCTGCTGAGGTTGTTCAAAATGCTTTAAGTGCCGGTTTAGAAGATCCACGGTTTTATCCTGTTCAGGAAGAAGAACTGCCGGATCTTATTTACAGTGTAGATGTATTAACAGAACCCGAAAAAATAAGTAGTATGGATGAATTAAACCCGGCAAAATATGGTGTTATAGTACGCAGTGGTCATCGTACCGGCCTACTGCTTCCTGATCTGGAGGGAATTGACACCCCTGAAGAACAGGTGGAGATAGCAAAGCAAAAGGCCGGTATTGGCCCGGGTGAACCTGTAGAATTAGAGCGATTTAAGGTAATTCGTTATACTTAA
- a CDS encoding LysE family transporter, producing the protein MDSGTIFTTALMVGFSGAIMPGPLLTVTISQTAIKGFWAGILIVIGHVLLEAALIGTLALGLAEFLKDPGVKTFIALAGGIFLIYLGWDMTRSAYKGDIIEDNQALQLEESERQKTVEAGKGLAGARMHPVLAGILVSLSNPYWLIWWATLGLSYITLAFEQGNIGLISFFSGHILADFLWYGLVSAAVAGSRHFLRPVVYRGIIMVCGLFLLVLGGFFIKTGIFT; encoded by the coding sequence ATGGATAGCGGGACTATCTTTACAACTGCATTGATGGTCGGCTTTTCAGGGGCTATAATGCCCGGTCCACTTTTGACTGTTACTATTAGTCAAACAGCTATTAAAGGGTTTTGGGCCGGAATCTTAATTGTTATTGGTCATGTCCTTTTAGAAGCTGCTCTGATTGGAACTTTGGCTTTAGGATTAGCGGAATTTCTAAAAGACCCGGGGGTAAAAACCTTCATTGCTTTGGCAGGGGGAATCTTCTTAATCTACCTTGGCTGGGATATGACCCGCTCGGCATACAAAGGTGACATAATCGAAGATAATCAGGCCTTGCAGTTGGAAGAATCTGAACGACAAAAAACGGTAGAAGCGGGAAAAGGACTGGCCGGTGCGCGGATGCATCCGGTACTGGCCGGAATATTGGTATCCCTGTCAAACCCCTACTGGCTTATTTGGTGGGCAACCTTAGGATTGAGTTATATAACCCTGGCATTTGAACAGGGGAATATAGGATTAATATCTTTTTTTAGCGGTCATATCCTGGCCGATTTTCTGTGGTACGGCTTGGTTTCGGCTGCAGTGGCAGGCAGCAGGCATTTCTTGAGACCTGTTGTTTATAGGGGGATAATTATGGTTTGTGGTCTTTTCCTGTTGGTCCTTGGGGGCTTTTTTATTAAAACAGGAATTTTCACATAA
- a CDS encoding N-acetylmuramoyl-L-alanine amidase, with protein sequence MSHIFIKTLKLKKRMVFFLGVATLLLAVSIKTYSSYEHNKYIATLSWSVADKVIVIDPGHGGIDPGAVGKNGGVEKDITLSVSKRLANLFGQAGAAVILTRETDMDLSDPNGGSLISRKRQDLSRRVALANERNADLFLSIHVNSFISDPGQHGAQTFSQPGAKESKMISEAIQAEIINSLKNTKRKAKEVDYYTTRKSKVPAVLVEIGFITNPKEEKLMMDAAYQSKLAWCIYSGVVKYYANKENGSGSLNEKETIKTFMNNSGKGNIIP encoded by the coding sequence ATGTCACATATATTCATAAAGACATTAAAATTAAAAAAAAGAATGGTGTTTTTTTTGGGGGTAGCAACATTATTACTGGCAGTAAGTATAAAAACATATAGCTCCTATGAACATAATAAATACATAGCTACACTTTCCTGGTCAGTGGCTGATAAAGTTATTGTGATAGATCCGGGGCACGGGGGAATAGACCCGGGTGCCGTAGGAAAAAACGGTGGAGTGGAAAAAGATATTACGTTGTCGGTTAGTAAACGCCTGGCTAATCTATTCGGGCAGGCCGGGGCAGCGGTAATCCTTACCAGGGAGACGGATATGGATTTAAGTGACCCTAACGGTGGAAGTTTAATTAGTAGGAAAAGGCAGGATCTTTCCAGGCGCGTTGCTTTGGCCAATGAACGAAACGCGGATCTTTTTTTAAGCATTCATGTAAACAGTTTTATTTCCGATCCGGGACAGCACGGTGCACAAACCTTTTCACAGCCGGGTGCCAAAGAAAGTAAAATGATAAGTGAAGCAATTCAAGCAGAGATAATTAACAGTTTAAAGAATACTAAACGCAAAGCTAAGGAGGTTGACTATTATACTACCCGGAAATCTAAGGTACCGGCAGTGCTTGTAGAGATTGGTTTTATTACAAATCCAAAGGAAGAAAAATTAATGATGGATGCGGCCTATCAGAGTAAGCTGGCCTGGTGTATCTACAGCGGTGTAGTAAAATATTATGCAAATAAGGAAAACGGCAGTGGCTCCTTAAATGAAAAAGAAACCATCAAAACATTTATGAATAACTCGGGAAAAGGTAATATTATACCCTAA
- a CDS encoding IS3 family transposase (programmed frameshift): MGKKQYSDEFKELIIKECQETGNVALVARRHEMSANTIHTWLSKYRKNGSVKTLPKAKDVRQKVLEKQLKEVSTENDRLKRLLADKELELAILRELRDIQNPPVADRVTIAKRWINKGYKASLVLSSVGLASSTYYHKIKETISAINQESPKNKPGRKISEYSLNLEGKQISDELIKQYIKDIVTGDGFPYGYKKINATLKEDYQLVINHKKTYRLCKELNVLRPQRKIYLNRPRKLAKRDKVTAPNQHWQMDLKYGYIEGMGRFFFQLSLIDVFDRLVIDYHIGLSATAKDACAVLINSLNKRGLKPGMELPIIRTDNGPQFTAKIFEETCWKWKLTHERIPVKSPNMNAYIESFHSILEDECYSRNEFTSFTDAYRVISEYMDYYNNRRRHGSIGYMAPAKYYKAVMNNQITGKKMVA, translated from the exons ATGGGAAAAAAGCAATACAGCGATGAATTCAAGGAATTAATTATAAAAGAGTGCCAGGAAACAGGTAACGTTGCCCTGGTAGCCCGCAGGCATGAAATGTCGGCTAATACTATTCATACTTGGTTAAGTAAATATCGAAAAAACGGCTCCGTAAAGACACTGCCAAAAGCTAAAGATGTCCGCCAAAAAGTTCTAGAAAAACAGCTTAAAGAAGTTAGTACTGAGAATGACAGGTTAAAACGCCTTCTTGCCGATAAAGAATTAGAGTTGGCTATTTTAAGAGAGTTAAGGGACATTCAAAACCCTC CGGTAGCCGACAGGGTTACCATAGCCAAAAGGTGGATAAATAAGGGCTATAAAGCTTCTCTGGTCCTTAGCTCTGTCGGCCTGGCTTCATCCACCTACTATCATAAAATCAAAGAAACTATAAGTGCTATTAACCAGGAATCGCCAAAAAATAAACCGGGGCGTAAGATATCAGAGTACTCATTAAACCTAGAAGGTAAGCAAATCTCGGACGAATTAATTAAGCAATACATTAAAGACATAGTTACCGGGGATGGTTTCCCATACGGCTATAAAAAAATCAACGCAACTCTGAAAGAGGATTACCAGCTAGTTATAAACCATAAGAAAACATACCGGCTCTGTAAAGAACTTAATGTACTGCGTCCTCAGAGAAAAATATATCTAAACCGACCGAGAAAGCTGGCAAAACGAGATAAAGTAACCGCCCCTAACCAACACTGGCAAATGGACCTGAAGTATGGCTATATTGAGGGTATGGGCAGGTTTTTCTTCCAGTTATCCCTTATAGACGTGTTTGACCGCTTGGTAATTGATTATCACATTGGATTAAGCGCTACAGCTAAGGATGCCTGCGCAGTACTTATAAATTCGCTTAATAAACGCGGTTTAAAGCCTGGCATGGAACTTCCGATAATAAGAACTGATAATGGCCCGCAGTTTACAGCTAAAATATTTGAGGAAACCTGCTGGAAATGGAAATTAACTCATGAAAGAATCCCGGTTAAAAGTCCTAATATGAATGCTTATATTGAGTCCTTTCATTCTATTTTAGAAGATGAATGCTATAGCAGAAATGAATTTACCAGCTTTACAGATGCATACAGAGTTATCAGCGAATACATGGATTATTACAACAATCGTCGCAGGCATGGCAGCATTGGGTACATGGCACCTGCTAAATATTATAAAGCAGTTATGAATAACCAAATTACAGGGAAGAAAATGGTCGCCTAG
- a CDS encoding S-4TM family putative pore-forming effector: protein MKNNNEINQKQNSDEILLYLFAQRKLYSLSKNALHIMFFANLIFYVLGLSNTIQSNNYFKAVYVIWGITFCILYIRESDRINTAATMQELIDRKLYGFDIYAPFLKATSLHQTSLELKSKFSKEFIEQTSHNGQQKGVMDWYSDVSGVSIEKAIILCQIENGEWETQLRIKFQKLNILLLAILLSVYIIIFWNNSVETLIIKLYPVLTIVSDRLSYIYKNYKNIKNSKDISDCLYYLYENIEGFTKEDIINKAKEIQHCIYDRRKNYAPIPNIFYHLNRKKYQSFSNQYIFDLKKKLQNLS, encoded by the coding sequence ATGAAGAATAACAATGAAATTAACCAAAAACAGAATTCAGATGAAATTCTATTATATTTATTTGCTCAGAGAAAATTATACTCTTTGAGTAAAAATGCACTTCATATAATGTTTTTTGCTAACCTTATTTTTTATGTTTTAGGATTGAGCAATACGATTCAAAGTAATAATTACTTTAAAGCGGTATATGTTATTTGGGGGATAACTTTTTGCATATTATATATTAGAGAAAGTGATAGAATAAACACTGCTGCTACAATGCAGGAACTTATAGATAGAAAATTATATGGGTTCGATATATACGCCCCATTTCTAAAGGCGACTAGTCTACATCAGACATCCCTAGAATTAAAATCAAAGTTCTCAAAAGAGTTTATAGAGCAAACAAGTCATAATGGACAGCAAAAAGGGGTTATGGATTGGTATTCAGATGTATCAGGAGTTTCTATTGAAAAAGCGATTATACTTTGTCAAATAGAAAATGGTGAATGGGAAACTCAACTAAGAATTAAATTTCAAAAACTAAATATATTATTGCTTGCAATTTTGCTCTCTGTATATATTATTATTTTTTGGAATAACAGCGTTGAAACCTTAATAATTAAACTATACCCCGTATTAACAATCGTATCAGATAGACTATCCTATATATATAAGAATTATAAAAACATTAAGAATAGTAAAGATATTAGCGATTGCCTATATTATCTATATGAAAACATTGAGGGATTTACCAAAGAAGACATTATAAATAAAGCCAAAGAGATTCAACATTGTATATATGATAGAAGAAAAAACTATGCCCCTATTCCAAATATATTCTATCACTTGAACAGGAAGAAGTACCAAAGTTTCTCAAATCAGTATATTTTTGACTTAAAGAAAAAGTTACAAAATTTATCTTAG
- a CDS encoding SMODS domain-containing nucleotidyltransferase produces the protein MATTVNNAFEEFMRDKVNLDQEKTKTARKSRDNLIDNIHSLNSNEDFFNLYNDIDISFGSFGRRTKIRPLDDIDIMIGISGDGSTYYDSGNDVKIYVQNDDSAQKGCCNENTNVLNSTKVINKFISELKEFKDYKKAETHKNGAAATLQLKSYEWNFDIVPCFLTSEESNGRNYYLIPDGKGNWQKTDPRKDRDRVSTLNQKHNGLMLESIRLVKYWNKRPTMPLMSSYVLECLLLQYFDSVDSVSDYIDLRFRDILLYIKDNIWDSINDPKEIQGDLNTLTYDDKLKISNKANSDYDKAKEAISAEIEDKDQEKAIKKWGEIFGSEFPEYGED, from the coding sequence ATGGCAACAACAGTAAATAATGCATTTGAGGAGTTTATGCGGGATAAAGTTAACTTGGATCAAGAAAAAACAAAAACTGCAAGGAAAAGTAGGGACAACCTTATAGACAATATTCATAGTTTAAATTCTAATGAAGATTTTTTCAATTTGTACAATGACATTGATATTTCTTTTGGTTCATTTGGCAGAAGAACAAAAATAAGGCCTTTAGATGACATTGATATTATGATTGGGATAAGTGGTGATGGTAGCACTTATTATGATTCTGGTAATGACGTTAAAATCTATGTACAAAACGATGACTCTGCACAAAAAGGGTGTTGCAATGAAAATACTAATGTTCTTAATTCTACTAAAGTCATTAATAAGTTTATAAGTGAACTTAAGGAATTTAAAGATTATAAGAAAGCAGAAACCCATAAGAATGGAGCAGCGGCAACTCTTCAACTTAAGTCTTATGAGTGGAACTTCGATATTGTGCCTTGCTTTCTTACAAGTGAAGAATCGAATGGAAGGAATTATTATTTAATACCAGATGGAAAAGGAAACTGGCAAAAAACAGATCCACGTAAAGACAGAGATAGAGTATCAACTTTGAATCAAAAACATAATGGGCTAATGCTAGAATCTATAAGATTAGTAAAGTATTGGAACAAAAGACCTACAATGCCACTTATGTCATCTTACGTATTAGAATGTTTATTGCTACAATACTTCGATAGTGTAGATAGCGTAAGTGATTATATTGATTTAAGATTTAGAGATATTTTATTATATATTAAAGATAACATTTGGGATTCTATTAATGATCCAAAAGAAATTCAAGGTGACTTAAACACACTTACTTATGATGATAAACTGAAAATTTCAAACAAAGCAAATAGTGATTATGATAAAGCAAAAGAAGCAATTTCTGCAGAGATAGAGGATAAAGATCAAGAGAAAGCAATTAAAAAATGGGGCGAAATATTTGGAAGTGAATTTCCAGAGTATGGTGAGGATTAA
- a CDS encoding DUF4145 domain-containing protein → MKSICEWSELLYKDVTETPNIIPVTDSYGNGEHVNIDYDNIKISNMKIVMKKNFEAELYCSTCSELRNTAVKNLHTNLNSNKIETIIKESRYKDDAPRSFEEYYKFIINKLNVALSPSLWEVTCLQCKSKSYLFIYTNINGQQIIHLSETINGVSTPNTPYEVSYYLDQAHKSKIIGANSAAVVMYRTALEHLLYNQGYTKGMLNAKINELENGINSGTAPRWALNLDVEILKIIKDLGNGAAHTNKGDITKQYLFDSEIVNKLDLVFKYLLDEVYEIEIKRNKLVTKLKDVRNQI, encoded by the coding sequence ATGAAAAGTATATGTGAATGGAGTGAACTGTTATATAAAGATGTAACTGAAACTCCAAATATAATACCAGTTACAGATTCTTATGGAAATGGAGAACACGTGAACATTGATTATGATAATATCAAAATAAGCAATATGAAGATTGTAATGAAAAAGAATTTTGAAGCCGAATTATACTGCTCAACCTGTTCTGAATTAAGAAATACGGCAGTGAAGAACTTACATACTAATTTAAACTCAAACAAGATAGAAACAATAATAAAGGAAAGTCGATATAAAGATGATGCACCAAGATCATTTGAGGAATATTATAAGTTCATAATTAACAAATTAAATGTTGCATTATCACCATCTTTGTGGGAGGTTACTTGTTTACAATGCAAATCAAAATCATATTTATTTATATATACTAACATTAATGGGCAGCAGATAATTCACTTGTCTGAAACTATAAATGGAGTTTCTACTCCCAATACTCCTTATGAAGTATCTTATTATTTAGATCAAGCACATAAATCCAAAATTATTGGAGCAAATAGTGCTGCAGTTGTAATGTATAGAACTGCACTTGAACATCTCTTATATAATCAGGGTTATACAAAAGGAATGTTAAATGCAAAAATAAATGAATTAGAGAATGGTATTAATAGCGGAACAGCACCAAGGTGGGCACTTAATTTAGATGTTGAAATATTAAAGATTATAAAAGACCTTGGTAATGGTGCTGCTCATACTAATAAAGGCGATATAACTAAGCAATATTTATTTGATTCTGAAATTGTAAATAAACTGGATTTGGTTTTTAAATATCTATTAGATGAAGTTTATGAAATAGAAATAAAAAGAAATAAATTAGTAACAAAGTTAAAAGATGTGAGAAACCAAATATAG
- a CDS encoding DUF4365 domain-containing protein produces MPNTDWSLLNTLQLGRYAEYYAKMEFASYGLEIYSSEVDDHGVDFIVKDKNGRFCEIQVKSLRNKGYVFVQKSKFDISNKNLYLTLLLFENGKSPDMFLIPSGVWEKPNEVFVDRNYDKPGQKSAPEYGINISLKNYDILDIFRFQEVINEFTVKR; encoded by the coding sequence ATGCCAAATACTGATTGGTCTTTATTAAACACATTACAATTAGGGCGATATGCTGAATATTATGCAAAAATGGAATTTGCTTCTTATGGTCTAGAGATATATTCATCTGAGGTAGATGATCACGGAGTAGATTTTATTGTAAAAGATAAAAATGGTCGTTTTTGTGAAATACAAGTAAAATCTTTAAGAAATAAAGGTTATGTTTTTGTTCAAAAGAGCAAGTTTGATATAAGTAATAAAAATTTGTACCTTACATTATTGCTATTTGAGAATGGAAAGAGTCCTGATATGTTTTTAATTCCATCAGGGGTATGGGAAAAACCTAATGAAGTATTTGTTGATAGAAACTATGATAAACCCGGGCAAAAAAGTGCTCCAGAGTATGGAATTAATATATCACTGAAAAACTATGATATTTTGGATATATTTAGGTTTCAGGAAGTCATTAATGAATTTACTGTTAAAAGGTAA
- a CDS encoding site-specific integrase, with protein MFTIELVQPIKDMDKIIELKRELLRRNYKYYMLCIMAFNTGMRIGDIISLKVSDVKNKTHIVIREEKTNKTKLFPINEQLRHEINSYIVGMEEENYLFPSRQKNANGVKSHITRVQAYRYIKNVAEKLGIENFGMHSFRKSFGYFYYQQTKDIAKLMQIFNHSSQEVTKRYIGLSQEEIDESLQNFFL; from the coding sequence GTGTTTACCATAGAATTAGTTCAGCCAATAAAAGATATGGATAAGATTATTGAACTCAAACGAGAACTGCTGAGGCGCAATTATAAGTATTATATGCTTTGTATTATGGCATTTAACACAGGAATGCGTATTGGAGACATAATTTCTCTAAAAGTTTCAGATGTAAAAAATAAAACTCATATTGTTATTAGAGAAGAAAAGACAAATAAAACAAAGTTGTTCCCAATCAATGAGCAGTTAAGGCACGAAATTAATAGTTACATTGTTGGGATGGAAGAAGAAAATTACTTATTTCCAAGCAGGCAAAAAAATGCGAATGGGGTAAAATCACATATTACTAGAGTACAGGCATATAGATATATTAAAAATGTAGCAGAAAAATTAGGAATAGAGAACTTTGGAATGCATTCGTTTAGAAAATCATTTGGCTATTTTTACTATCAACAAACAAAAGATATTGCAAAGTTAATGCAGATTTTCAACCATAGTTCTCAGGAGGTAACTAAAAGGTATATTGGATTATCACAAGAGGAAATCGACGAAAGTTTGCAGAATTTCTTTTTATAA
- a CDS encoding AAA family ATPase — MKEKILTEITNYYLQSRDFNGLPLRQLDNDQEDLICELIDEGRIEVLSSNFVLNPHIKALKLDIDKEEQKRAVKDRAGSVVLYPTEKHLKSMNLFTEKPFTKMLMEGKEQLDILFFDIEILESYFQNPKYIVFSFDYRGSIVTSDDFVNEDLEGEYIKDFGIGYHKKKGNHERVVGVFLRDLAELSLNAQLKWKINYLEKQEDYYINSGFYDNLILGKWIDEISIYDALLDEMKVINSMCNNMGIPNLFRKTFEPHTAEKPEDYRMIFLPTLKNYYAFILCLEKMIIHNINHKTFTTAARYIRPVDRKNGDGNPKGSLVMLEEWLKKNIITNENLDELIINPLKAIRKIRQVPAHEIYSNKYDKSLIKRQNEVILETYSAIRSIRLFFANYPGNKDIKIPEYLITGENIRVY, encoded by the coding sequence TTGAAAGAAAAGATACTCACAGAAATAACTAACTATTATTTACAGTCAAGGGATTTTAACGGCTTACCCTTGAGACAATTAGATAATGACCAAGAAGATCTTATTTGTGAATTAATAGATGAGGGGAGAATAGAAGTATTATCATCCAATTTTGTGCTTAACCCACATATTAAAGCCTTAAAACTAGATATTGATAAGGAAGAACAGAAAAGGGCAGTCAAAGACAGGGCTGGTTCAGTTGTTTTGTATCCAACAGAAAAGCATCTAAAATCAATGAATCTTTTTACTGAAAAACCTTTCACCAAAATGCTTATGGAGGGTAAAGAACAACTGGATATACTATTTTTCGATATAGAAATATTGGAATCATATTTTCAAAATCCTAAATACATTGTTTTTTCTTTTGATTATAGAGGAAGCATAGTAACTTCAGACGATTTTGTTAATGAAGATCTAGAAGGTGAATATATCAAAGATTTTGGCATAGGTTATCACAAAAAGAAAGGAAACCATGAAAGAGTTGTAGGTGTTTTTTTGAGAGATTTAGCGGAACTTTCGTTGAATGCTCAATTAAAATGGAAAATAAATTACTTGGAAAAACAAGAAGATTACTATATAAACAGTGGCTTCTATGACAATTTAATATTAGGAAAATGGATTGATGAAATTTCTATTTATGATGCACTATTAGACGAAATGAAAGTTATAAATTCTATGTGTAACAATATGGGGATTCCGAATTTGTTCAGGAAAACATTTGAACCGCATACTGCCGAAAAGCCAGAAGATTATAGAATGATTTTCCTTCCGACACTAAAAAACTATTATGCATTTATATTGTGCCTTGAAAAAATGATTATCCATAATATCAATCATAAAACATTTACAACTGCTGCTAGATACATAAGACCAGTTGATAGGAAAAATGGAGATGGAAATCCCAAGGGGAGTCTAGTAATGTTGGAGGAATGGCTAAAAAAGAATATAATAACTAATGAAAACTTAGATGAACTTATCATAAATCCGTTAAAAGCAATTCGAAAGATAAGACAAGTGCCAGCCCATGAAATATATTCGAACAAATATGATAAATCATTAATTAAGAGACAAAATGAAGTGATTTTAGAAACATATAGTGCCATTAGAAGCATAAGGTTATTTTTTGCCAATTATCCTGGAAATAAAGATATTAAAATACCGGAATATTTGATAACAGGAGAGAATATAAGAGTTTACTAA